Proteins encoded in a region of the Paenibacillus wynnii genome:
- the purS gene encoding phosphoribosylformylglycinamidine synthase subunit PurS, protein MLKATVYVTIKKSVLDPQGVAVQGALRSVGFQEVESLRIGKYMEMTLDTDDRAVAEERLKEMCEKLLANTVIEDYRYELED, encoded by the coding sequence ATGTTAAAAGCGACGGTGTATGTAACCATTAAAAAAAGCGTGCTTGATCCACAAGGGGTAGCAGTACAAGGGGCACTGCGTTCGGTAGGATTTCAGGAAGTGGAAAGCTTGCGCATCGGCAAGTATATGGAAATGACGCTAGATACGGATGACCGCGCTGTTGCGGAAGAACGCCTTAAGGAAATGTGTGAAAAACTGCTTGCTAACACGGTGATCGAGGATTACCGATACGAATTGGAGGACTAA
- the purM gene encoding phosphoribosylformylglycinamidine cyclo-ligase, protein MSEAYKNAGVDIAAGNEAVERMKKHVKRTYRPEVMTELGGFGALFGLNKDKYDEPVLVSGTDGVGTKLKIAFAADRHDTIGIDAVAMCVNDIVVQGAEPLFFLDYLACDKVIPEKIEAIVAGIAEGCHQAGCALIGGETAEMPGMYSAGEYDIAGFTVGVADKAKLVTGANIAPGDTVIGLASSGVHSNGFSLVRKLLLEEDGYELNDVVAELGAPLVDVLLAPTKIYVKPLLSLLEQLTVKGMAHITGGGFIENIPRVLPQSVDVEINYGSWPILPIFNLLQSKGNVSNRDMFTTFNMGIGLVLVVDAADGERALELLKASGEEAYRIGTVTEGERKVTFTGAEV, encoded by the coding sequence GTGTCGGAAGCTTATAAAAATGCCGGAGTGGATATTGCGGCTGGCAACGAAGCCGTAGAACGCATGAAAAAGCACGTGAAACGCACTTACCGTCCTGAAGTGATGACGGAGCTGGGTGGATTCGGTGCACTGTTCGGACTCAATAAGGACAAGTATGATGAGCCGGTATTGGTGTCTGGAACCGACGGCGTAGGCACGAAGCTGAAGATCGCGTTCGCGGCAGACCGCCACGACACGATTGGCATTGATGCAGTAGCAATGTGTGTGAACGATATTGTCGTACAGGGCGCTGAACCGCTGTTCTTCCTCGATTACCTAGCCTGCGATAAAGTTATACCTGAGAAAATCGAAGCCATCGTAGCTGGGATCGCTGAGGGCTGTCATCAGGCCGGATGCGCACTCATCGGCGGCGAGACAGCAGAAATGCCAGGCATGTATTCAGCCGGAGAATATGACATCGCCGGATTTACAGTGGGCGTAGCGGATAAAGCCAAGCTCGTAACAGGAGCGAACATAGCGCCGGGAGATACCGTAATTGGCTTGGCTTCAAGCGGTGTGCACAGCAATGGATTTTCGCTGGTGCGTAAGCTTTTGCTGGAGGAAGACGGTTATGAATTAAACGATGTGGTAGCAGAGCTTGGAGCACCGCTTGTAGATGTTCTCTTAGCACCTACCAAGATTTACGTTAAGCCTTTGCTCTCATTATTGGAGCAGCTTACTGTGAAAGGAATGGCTCACATTACCGGAGGCGGGTTCATCGAGAACATTCCGCGCGTACTGCCTCAAAGTGTTGATGTAGAGATTAATTACGGCTCATGGCCGATCCTGCCCATCTTCAATTTGCTGCAAAGCAAAGGGAATGTAAGCAACAGGGACATGTTCACTACCTTTAACATGGGTATCGGCCTTGTGCTGGTCGTTGATGCTGCTGACGGTGAACGTGCACTGGAGCTGCTTAAAGCCAGCGGTGAGGAAGCGTATCGTATTGGCACGGTAACGGAAGGGGAACGCAAAGTTACCTTTACGGGAGCTGAAGTCTAA
- the purN gene encoding phosphoribosylglycinamide formyltransferase, giving the protein MLQSRIAVFASGQGSNFAALMDAQKEGNLGGGRIELLVSDKPEAPVAQRAKDAGIPTLLLRPKDFASRELYEAEIVAELQRLKIGLIVLAGYMRLITPVLLTPYSGRIINIHPSLLPAFAGKDAIGQALDYGVKLTGVTVHFVDGGMDTGPVIAQRCIAVEDNDTVDLLSKRIHKVEYELYPEVVGAFAAGRISLDGRKTIVREK; this is encoded by the coding sequence ATGCTGCAGAGTCGAATCGCTGTTTTTGCCTCCGGGCAGGGCAGTAATTTTGCTGCACTGATGGATGCACAGAAGGAAGGCAACCTTGGCGGTGGCCGCATAGAATTGCTGGTATCTGATAAGCCGGAGGCACCGGTGGCACAACGAGCGAAGGATGCAGGTATTCCTACCCTCCTGCTGCGGCCGAAGGACTTCGCCAGCCGTGAGCTTTATGAAGCTGAGATTGTAGCGGAGCTTCAGCGCCTGAAGATCGGCCTGATTGTTCTGGCTGGTTACATGCGGCTGATTACACCTGTTCTCCTAACGCCTTACAGCGGACGAATCATCAATATTCACCCCTCGCTTCTGCCGGCTTTTGCGGGGAAAGATGCAATAGGCCAAGCACTGGACTATGGTGTGAAGCTGACGGGTGTTACTGTGCATTTTGTCGACGGGGGAATGGATACCGGGCCTGTCATTGCACAACGTTGCATAGCGGTGGAGGATAACGATACCGTTGATTTGCTCTCAAAGCGCATTCATAAGGTCGAATATGAGCTGTATCCCGAGGTTGTAGGCGCTTTTGCCGCAGGAAGAATTTCTTTGGATGGAAGAAAGACGATTGTCCGCGAAAAGTGA
- a CDS encoding phosphoribosylaminoimidazolesuccinocarboxamide synthase, producing the protein MTSPAVSTAVELINAPLLYKGKVRELYDLGDEVLIVVTDRISAFDYVLDPAVPEKGNVLNRLSAYWFGQTKELIDNHVVHIDVDQLGDVIKDKEALKNRVMVVRKAERIDIECVVRGCITGGGWRQYEETGKVNGIELPVGLRKNALLAQPIFTPAAKNDVGHDEDIPFDTMKELIGAELAEELKEKSLMLFAFARDYCADRGIILADCKFEFGLLDGKVILIDEIFTPDASRFWAKDKYALDIEIDSMDKEPVRTYLSGSSWDKNSKPDPLPVEVVEETTRRYLDIYHRLTGKSLI; encoded by the coding sequence ATGACATCACCGGCCGTATCCACAGCCGTGGAACTCATCAATGCGCCGCTGCTCTATAAAGGAAAAGTACGTGAACTCTACGATTTGGGGGATGAAGTCCTAATCGTAGTTACGGATCGCATATCGGCGTTTGACTATGTGCTGGACCCAGCGGTACCTGAGAAGGGGAATGTGCTTAACCGGTTAAGTGCTTATTGGTTCGGACAGACCAAGGAGCTGATAGACAACCATGTCGTTCATATCGATGTGGATCAGCTGGGAGACGTCATTAAGGATAAAGAGGCTCTTAAGAATAGGGTTATGGTTGTACGCAAAGCGGAGCGGATCGATATTGAATGCGTCGTTCGCGGATGTATCACCGGCGGAGGATGGCGGCAGTACGAGGAAACGGGCAAGGTAAATGGCATTGAGCTTCCTGTAGGCTTACGCAAAAACGCGTTGCTGGCACAGCCGATTTTCACACCTGCAGCCAAGAATGATGTCGGCCACGATGAGGATATTCCCTTTGACACCATGAAAGAGTTGATCGGAGCGGAGCTGGCGGAAGAGTTGAAGGAGAAAAGCCTGATGCTGTTCGCTTTTGCCAGAGATTATTGTGCGGATCGGGGAATTATCCTAGCCGATTGCAAATTCGAATTCGGTCTGCTGGACGGTAAGGTGATCTTGATCGATGAGATTTTTACACCGGATGCTTCACGCTTCTGGGCTAAGGATAAATACGCACTTGATATTGAGATTGACAGCATGGATAAGGAGCCGGTCCGAACCTATCTATCCGGATCTTCTTGGGATAAAAATAGCAAGCCTGATCCACTTCCGGTTGAAGTAGTAGAGGAAACCACTCGTCGTTATTTAGACATTTATCATCGTCTTACCGGAAAGTCTTTAATCTAA
- the purQ gene encoding phosphoribosylformylglycinamidine synthase subunit PurQ yields MKFAVLVFPGSNCDIDCYKAVEDTLGEPVDYVWHTATDLSAYDCILVPGGFSYGDYLRCGAISQFAPVMAEVAKAAEQGKFVLGICNGFQILTEAGLLPGALRRNMSMKFRCHDSVLKVVNNATPFTVDYAKDEEIIIPIAHGEGNYYCDDETLEQLKANNQIVFTYSDNPNGSVDDIAGVSNIQGNVVGMMPHPERAANALLGSEDGKRMFTSILKTWRDRHGAASIR; encoded by the coding sequence ATGAAATTTGCTGTACTTGTCTTTCCGGGCTCCAATTGTGATATTGACTGCTACAAGGCGGTAGAGGATACTCTCGGCGAACCTGTTGATTATGTGTGGCATACAGCTACGGACTTATCGGCTTACGATTGTATTTTGGTACCAGGCGGCTTTTCTTATGGTGACTATCTCCGTTGCGGAGCGATTTCCCAATTTGCTCCGGTGATGGCTGAGGTTGCAAAAGCAGCTGAGCAAGGGAAGTTCGTGCTCGGGATTTGCAACGGATTCCAGATTCTAACGGAAGCAGGGCTTCTGCCAGGTGCACTTCGCCGCAATATGTCTATGAAGTTCCGTTGTCATGACTCTGTGCTTAAGGTAGTTAATAATGCAACACCGTTTACAGTTGACTATGCTAAGGATGAAGAGATTATCATTCCGATCGCCCACGGCGAAGGGAACTACTATTGTGATGATGAAACCTTGGAACAACTAAAAGCCAATAATCAGATCGTATTCACATATAGCGACAACCCTAACGGCTCTGTAGATGATATAGCGGGTGTCAGCAACATTCAAGGCAATGTAGTCGGCATGATGCCTCACCCGGAACGTGCGGCCAACGCGCTTCTCGGTTCGGAAGACGGCAAACGGATGTTCACATCTATACTGAAGACTTGGAGGGATCGTCATGGCGCAGCAAGTATCCGTTAA
- the purH gene encoding bifunctional phosphoribosylaminoimidazolecarboxamide formyltransferase/IMP cyclohydrolase, whose amino-acid sequence MSIKRALVSVSDKQGIVDFCRELSALGVEIISTGGTSTLLAKEGVPVIGISDVTGFPEIMDGRVKTLHPAVHSGLLAVRDNEEHTRQMTELGLDYIDLVVVNLYPFAETIAKPDVSYEEAIENIDIGGPTMLRSAAKNHAFVSVVVDAADYSTVLEEVRAGGDTSLSTRKRLAAKVFRHTAAYDALISDYMANVTGEPLPERYTVTYEKIQDLRYGENPHQKAAFYRKPLAAQDTLTAAEQLHGKELSYNNINDANAALQIVKEFEEPAVVAVKHMNPCGVGVGASVYEAYQKAYNADPTSIFGGIVAANRIVDADTANLLKDIFLEIVLAPGFTDEAMEILTKKKNIRLLKIGNLSAASSRQTSFVVTSIEGGMVVQESDVHSVNPDELQVVTDRKPSEEEMKQLLFGWKVVKHVKSNAIVLAADDMTVGVGAGQMNRVGAAKIAIEQAGDKAKGAILASDAFFPMGDTLEMAAKAGITAVIQPGGSIKDEESIKVANEYGIAMVFTGVRHFKH is encoded by the coding sequence GTGAGTATCAAAAGAGCGCTAGTCAGCGTATCGGATAAACAGGGCATCGTGGATTTTTGCCGCGAGCTGTCTGCATTGGGCGTAGAAATCATCTCCACAGGCGGAACAAGCACTCTTCTGGCTAAAGAAGGCGTGCCAGTCATTGGTATTTCGGATGTAACAGGTTTTCCTGAAATTATGGACGGACGCGTTAAAACGCTGCACCCTGCTGTACACAGCGGATTGCTTGCGGTTCGTGACAATGAGGAGCACACACGGCAAATGACTGAACTGGGTCTGGACTATATCGACTTGGTTGTAGTTAATTTGTATCCATTTGCAGAAACCATTGCTAAACCGGATGTGTCTTATGAGGAAGCCATCGAGAATATCGATATCGGCGGTCCAACAATGCTGCGTTCTGCGGCGAAGAATCATGCGTTCGTGAGTGTGGTTGTTGATGCGGCTGATTACAGTACTGTGCTTGAGGAAGTACGTGCAGGCGGGGATACATCCCTTAGTACACGCAAACGGCTTGCGGCAAAAGTATTCCGTCATACGGCGGCTTACGATGCCTTGATCTCCGATTATATGGCTAACGTTACTGGTGAACCTCTGCCGGAGCGCTATACGGTTACTTATGAGAAAATTCAGGACCTTCGCTATGGCGAGAATCCGCATCAGAAGGCGGCTTTTTACCGCAAGCCTCTGGCTGCACAGGATACACTGACAGCTGCTGAACAGCTGCACGGCAAAGAACTGTCCTACAACAATATCAATGATGCCAATGCTGCGCTGCAAATCGTTAAGGAATTTGAAGAACCTGCCGTGGTGGCAGTTAAGCATATGAATCCTTGTGGAGTAGGCGTAGGAGCTAGTGTATATGAAGCTTACCAAAAAGCATACAATGCTGACCCTACCTCCATCTTCGGCGGAATTGTAGCTGCGAATCGCATCGTGGATGCTGATACGGCGAATCTTCTTAAGGATATTTTCTTGGAAATCGTACTCGCACCGGGTTTCACGGATGAAGCAATGGAAATTTTGACGAAAAAGAAAAATATCCGCTTGCTCAAAATCGGCAATCTCAGCGCTGCATCCTCGCGCCAAACCAGTTTTGTCGTGACTTCCATTGAGGGCGGTATGGTCGTACAGGAAAGCGATGTGCACTCCGTAAATCCAGATGAACTTCAAGTGGTTACAGACCGTAAGCCATCTGAAGAAGAAATGAAACAGCTGCTCTTTGGCTGGAAGGTAGTTAAGCATGTGAAGTCTAATGCCATTGTATTGGCAGCAGACGACATGACAGTAGGTGTAGGTGCAGGCCAAATGAACCGGGTCGGTGCAGCTAAAATCGCGATTGAACAAGCTGGAGATAAGGCTAAGGGAGCAATTCTTGCTTCTGATGCATTTTTCCCGATGGGAGATACGCTTGAAATGGCTGCAAAGGCAGGCATCACGGCGGTTATTCAGCCGGGTGGTTCTATTAAAGACGAGGAATCCATTAAAGTTGCAAATGAATATGGCATTGCTATGGTTTTCACCGGCGTCCGCCATTTTAAACACTAG
- the purL gene encoding phosphoribosylformylglycinamidine synthase subunit PurL — protein MAQQVSVKEPTAEQIAEQKIYSQFGVSDSEYELIKSFMGRLPNYTEIGVFSVMWSEHCAYKNSKPLLRRFPVTGPRVLMGPGEGAGIVDIGDNQAVVFKIESHNHPSAVEPFQGAATGVGGIIRDIFSMGARPVALLNSLRFGKLESDRVKYLFEHVVSGIAGYGNCIGIPTVGGEIMFDDSYDGNPLVNAMCIGLIDHDKIQRGVAKGVGNPVFYVGPPTGRDGIHGATFASVELSEETEAKRSAVQVGDPFMEKLVMESCLELINSGIVIGIQDMGAAGLTCSSAEMASKAGNGLELYLDQVPQREEGMTPYEMMLSESQERMLFVVEPKDEAQAQEIFDRWGVICCKVGKVTDDGRLKLIHHGEVVGDMSVTALVDECPVYDKPSSVPAYYVENASVDTLRYEEVTDLGKALRTVLGSPTVASKAWVYNQYDYMVRTSTAVRPGSDAAVITIQGTRKGLAMTTDCNGRYVYLDPEVGGRIAVSEAARNIVCSGAQPLAITDNLNFGNPEKPEIFWQMEKAVDGMAEACRVLDTPVIGGNVSLYNENASGSIYPTPVVGMVGLLEDTDHITTQAFKQEGDAILLLGVTQAELGGSEFQYAVHGVTEGRPPALDLETEKKLLNAVLSTIRAGLVRSAHDLSEGGLSVALAESCISGGIGANVELSANGLRSDVALFSETQSRIVLTSAPERAEELKAAIAAAGVPVEIIGTVGGDRLRVNLDGTAVLDEPVAELKFVWEDAIPCLMK, from the coding sequence ATGGCGCAGCAAGTATCCGTTAAGGAACCGACCGCAGAACAAATTGCGGAGCAGAAAATCTACAGTCAATTCGGTGTGTCGGACAGTGAATATGAGCTTATCAAGTCTTTCATGGGTCGTCTTCCGAACTATACGGAAATTGGTGTATTCAGTGTAATGTGGTCCGAGCACTGTGCCTATAAGAATTCAAAACCGCTGCTTCGCCGTTTTCCGGTAACAGGACCTCGCGTCTTGATGGGACCGGGTGAAGGGGCAGGGATTGTAGATATCGGAGATAACCAGGCGGTTGTATTCAAAATCGAGAGCCATAATCACCCGTCGGCAGTAGAACCTTTTCAAGGCGCTGCTACAGGTGTGGGCGGTATCATTCGTGATATTTTTTCCATGGGAGCTAGACCTGTGGCACTGCTAAATTCCCTGCGTTTCGGGAAGCTTGAGAGTGATCGGGTAAAATATTTGTTCGAGCACGTCGTGTCCGGTATTGCAGGGTACGGTAACTGTATCGGTATTCCTACCGTTGGCGGCGAAATTATGTTCGATGACAGCTATGATGGCAACCCACTCGTTAACGCGATGTGCATTGGCCTGATTGATCACGATAAAATTCAGCGCGGTGTCGCTAAAGGTGTAGGGAATCCGGTCTTTTATGTAGGGCCTCCTACTGGACGTGATGGTATTCACGGTGCGACTTTTGCCTCGGTGGAACTGAGTGAAGAAACCGAAGCGAAACGGTCTGCCGTTCAGGTGGGCGATCCCTTTATGGAGAAGCTTGTTATGGAATCTTGTCTGGAACTGATCAATAGCGGTATTGTTATTGGAATTCAGGATATGGGCGCAGCGGGTCTGACTTGTTCAAGTGCCGAGATGGCTAGTAAAGCGGGTAATGGTCTTGAATTGTATCTGGATCAAGTGCCGCAGCGTGAAGAAGGCATGACACCTTACGAAATGATGCTCTCGGAATCCCAGGAGCGGATGCTGTTTGTAGTAGAACCTAAGGATGAGGCGCAGGCTCAGGAGATTTTTGATCGTTGGGGCGTTATTTGCTGCAAAGTCGGCAAGGTAACCGATGACGGCCGCCTGAAATTGATCCATCACGGTGAGGTTGTTGGCGACATGTCGGTTACAGCACTGGTAGATGAGTGCCCAGTCTATGACAAGCCATCCTCAGTTCCTGCTTACTATGTGGAGAACGCATCAGTAGATACCCTGCGCTATGAGGAAGTCACTGATTTGGGCAAAGCACTTCGTACCGTGCTTGGATCCCCAACGGTAGCCAGCAAAGCATGGGTCTATAACCAGTACGATTACATGGTTCGGACCAGTACAGCGGTTCGTCCGGGTTCGGATGCTGCTGTAATTACGATTCAAGGTACACGTAAAGGTTTGGCTATGACAACGGACTGTAACGGCCGGTATGTCTATCTTGACCCTGAGGTTGGCGGTCGGATTGCGGTTAGCGAAGCGGCCCGCAACATTGTTTGCTCCGGTGCTCAACCTTTGGCAATTACAGACAACCTAAACTTTGGCAACCCGGAGAAACCGGAGATTTTCTGGCAAATGGAAAAAGCTGTAGACGGTATGGCGGAAGCCTGCCGCGTGCTGGACACTCCTGTAATCGGCGGGAATGTCAGTCTTTATAATGAAAATGCATCTGGTTCTATCTATCCGACACCAGTTGTCGGTATGGTAGGACTATTAGAAGATACGGACCACATTACGACCCAAGCCTTCAAGCAAGAGGGCGATGCTATCCTTCTGCTCGGAGTGACTCAAGCAGAGCTAGGCGGCAGTGAATTCCAATATGCTGTACATGGTGTAACGGAAGGGCGTCCTCCAGCTTTGGATTTGGAGACTGAGAAGAAGCTGCTGAATGCGGTGCTTAGTACGATTCGTGCAGGATTGGTTCGTTCCGCGCATGACTTGTCCGAAGGTGGACTGTCTGTTGCGCTGGCGGAAAGCTGTATTAGCGGGGGCATTGGTGCGAACGTTGAGCTGTCTGCTAACGGACTGCGGTCTGATGTGGCGTTGTTCAGCGAAACTCAATCCCGTATTGTGCTGACATCAGCACCTGAACGTGCGGAAGAGTTGAAGGCAGCTATTGCAGCCGCTGGTGTACCGGTGGAAATCATTGGAACGGTAGGTGGAGATAGACTTCGAGTGAATCTGGACGGCACAGCCGTTCTGGATGAACCTGTTGCAGAATTGAAATTCGTTTGGGAGGATGCTATTCCATGTCTTATGAAATAA
- the purF gene encoding amidophosphoribosyltransferase, protein MSYEIKTGKEQADPILWTGDYYNEGTGSGDIFDTLKEECGVFGVFGHPEASSMSYYGLHALQHRGEESAGICVADGRDFNYHRGMGLVKEVFDKDKIASLIGDMSIGHVRYSTSGDSRLTNAQPLVFKYRDGDLAIATNGNIVNEPLIRKQLEQNGSIFQTTSDTEVLAHLIARSQKDFVEATKDALRQLVGGFAFLLMTNDKLLVATDSHGLRPLVMGRVGEAYVFASESCALEVIGAKIIRDIEPGEVLVLDKDGLLEDRFTEPKRKALCAMEYIYFARPDSDMNGSNLHSARKRMGSRMAIEAFVDADLVTGVPDSSISAAIGYAEQTGIPYELGLIKNKYTGRTFIQPSQELREQGVKMKLSAVRSVVEGQRVVMIDDSIVRGTTSRRIVNLLREAGAAEVHVRITSPPFKNPCFYGIDTPDRRELIASYQTIEEMCLEINADSLAFLSPDGLITSIGGHNSGDYKGGLCLSCFDNDYPTQVDFGGEEKDGCGC, encoded by the coding sequence ATGTCTTATGAAATAAAGACCGGGAAAGAGCAGGCGGATCCTATCCTGTGGACCGGTGACTATTACAATGAAGGAACGGGCTCAGGAGATATATTCGATACATTAAAAGAGGAATGCGGCGTTTTCGGTGTCTTCGGACACCCGGAAGCATCCTCCATGTCCTATTATGGTTTGCATGCCCTGCAGCACCGTGGAGAAGAGAGCGCGGGCATCTGTGTAGCAGATGGACGTGATTTTAATTACCACCGTGGTATGGGTCTCGTGAAGGAAGTCTTTGATAAAGATAAAATTGCTTCGCTAATTGGGGATATGTCCATCGGGCATGTGCGTTACTCCACCAGCGGCGACAGCCGGTTAACCAATGCTCAGCCTCTGGTATTCAAGTATCGTGACGGGGATTTGGCCATTGCGACCAACGGCAACATTGTTAATGAGCCCTTGATTCGTAAGCAATTGGAGCAGAACGGTTCTATTTTTCAGACTACTAGTGATACAGAAGTGCTAGCCCATCTCATAGCTCGATCACAAAAGGATTTTGTCGAAGCTACGAAGGATGCGTTGCGGCAGTTGGTAGGCGGATTCGCTTTTCTGCTAATGACGAACGACAAGCTGCTTGTAGCCACGGATTCACACGGATTGCGTCCGCTTGTAATGGGGCGTGTGGGTGAAGCTTATGTATTCGCATCAGAATCCTGTGCGCTCGAGGTCATCGGAGCGAAGATCATCCGCGATATTGAGCCTGGAGAAGTATTGGTGCTCGACAAAGATGGCCTCTTGGAGGATCGGTTCACCGAGCCTAAACGTAAGGCACTTTGTGCGATGGAGTATATCTACTTCGCTCGTCCCGACAGTGATATGAACGGATCGAACCTGCACTCTGCTCGCAAGCGTATGGGTAGCCGAATGGCGATTGAGGCCTTCGTAGATGCCGACCTCGTAACCGGCGTCCCCGATTCCAGTATTTCAGCCGCTATAGGTTATGCAGAGCAGACCGGTATCCCTTATGAGCTTGGTCTAATCAAGAATAAATACACCGGACGAACGTTCATCCAGCCGAGTCAGGAGCTGCGCGAGCAGGGTGTGAAGATGAAGCTGAGCGCTGTTCGAAGCGTTGTTGAAGGTCAACGTGTCGTCATGATCGATGATTCCATCGTGCGTGGCACCACTTCCCGCCGAATCGTTAACCTGCTGCGTGAAGCCGGAGCTGCAGAAGTTCATGTCCGCATTACCTCTCCACCCTTCAAAAACCCGTGCTTCTACGGGATTGATACCCCTGATCGCCGGGAGCTTATTGCCTCCTACCAAACGATTGAGGAAATGTGCCTTGAGATTAACGCGGATTCACTGGCGTTTCTGTCGCCAGACGGACTAATCACTTCCATCGGCGGTCACAATAGCGGCGATTATAAAGGCGGTTTATGTCTGTCTTGCTTCGATAACGATTACCCGACCCAGGTTGATTTTGGCGGGGAAGAGAAAGATGGCTGCGGCTGTTAA